TGCAACATAGTTTGTTTCAAATGTCATTAACATAAAGAggaaacataaacatttttgattttatgtatGAATGTACTTTGGAGATCAAATTTACTTAATCACCATCCCcacttgtatttaattttaaacattttaattcacaattataaacattacagataataactgagcagcatattaaaatgatttctaaaggtttatgtaacactgaagactggagtaatgactgtttaattttGCTTTGtgtcacataaatgacattttaaaatgtatataaaaaaagaaaaccattattttaaatggcactaatatttcacaatagtactgtttttattgtattttgtattgaataaatgcagtcttggtgagcattagagacacaaaaacacaaaattgtaattattccaaacttttgaatcaaTTAAAGAAGAGATTGTGCTGATTCAGATGCTACCAGATCTGTCATTTAACATCCATTAacattattttggtttaaattacTGTCAGACATGAAACTCTAATTCCTTacctcagattttttttctttgtaaatccttaaaatattttttacagagaGACTCTCAGCTGCTGCTGTCACCTCATCAGAGTCATAGACATCTACTTTGCAACAATCTCTGGTTATTTCAGGTAACCCTGCCCCAAAACAacaagtgaaacaaaacaaactatcTTTGGTCACTTTACATGTTCGTCTCAGTTCTTGGCTACAACAAAATAGGCTGCAATGTGGACCAGAACTTTAGCCGTTTTAATGTATGTCTTGTTTTAATTCATACATTAAAACAAGACATATTTATTTCACAGATTCCTTCATAACAGTCTGGAACCGAAAGTGAACCATTACAGAAACGTGTGACACAGAGTCTGACCCACCTGAACACACCAACACACTTCTGTTAACATTTCAACTTAAAGAACATTGCTGCATTACCTAAAGAGCAAATACTTTTGCTCAAATGCAGATGTAGCAGAATAAGATCATTTGCTAAGTTTGTGACAAGACATTAGtaattttcatattcaaatatgAAACACTGGTTGAAACTGACATAAAGCTCATTTTGAAGCTATAAGTTTTAATTCTTAACATTGAATCGTAAGTTTGtgagaagtctttttttttattgtaatcataaaataatgtgaaataataatatggtTTGTCAAAAGTAAGTCAACAAATAAGTTGTAAAGCAAGTGGATTATATTGTAAgaagatttgaaaaaaatgtgaaaccTTATTGATTTTGAAGAATAAACAAGGACAAAGGATTTCTTTGGCTCTTGAGTTGTACTATAAGTACTTAAGTAAGaagataagaaataaaatatgcgTCAAAACCTGTGGACTAAATTTAGACTAATCATGTCTTATAcgctacaaaaaaagaaaattctggaCTGTTGCTACCCTGCAAAGAAGACTCAAAGAACAGCAAAGGTAATCCTGAAAGATGTGAGAAAGAACCCAATGATAACAGGAAAAGACCTCCAGAAAACTCTGCAAAGTCTTTTTTTCATATGTccactatcaaaaaaaaaaaaaaaaaaaaactgaaacaatggCCAGTCCAGGGTCCAGTGTTTGCCCAAAACTGCCTAGATCAGGCCTATTCAATTGGGCCTAATCCGGTCCGCCAATCATCTTCATCGGCTTGGGGGAAGAGTCGCACACACGCCTCGAATTGTTTTTGCtctaattagtttgtccacaaggtggcaacactgagCCGGGCCGTTGTTTCACAGCCGATTAAAAAAAGGAAGACACTCTCCAACAAGCGCTCATGTGAGGGGATTATGAGATATCCACAACTCTAGTTTAAACGAGCATAATGACCAAGCTATCGGTCATATCTTCTAGTGAGAAATAGCACACAGACTGGACAAAGTTGATTGTCAAATGGAGTTTGAAAGGCTGCACGTTCGACTTTCCACATATGCTGCTGAGCCGCTTCAGGAGACAAAAACGCACACAATTGTGTGAAAATGTGCGGTCATGGTCTTAAATGAGTCctaaatgactgtaaaatgttGGGAGAAACCTGAATGTGTTTGTCAGATCCACGTCATGTGCACCAGGTTTTAAAGAGATAGCactgcttttaaagtgaaacctgatgaagtctgtcattgatgtaaatcaaagaaaaaggagaaatcaCTCCTCTAGTCGCTGATTAACTTTTGTAGTTTGAATAATGagtaatttatattcattttatagtttatacatatacaatttatagtttatgtgaagacttttaagttcacttaaatttaaagttgtcgtattaagtgttaaaaataatggctttcaattatactgtaatgttaaaaGGCTATAATTATTGGCTAAAATTAAGGGACAAAGAATTTAATAGAGATATCAGTAACATTACTGGTATCAATAAGACTGGCCTTCATTAACAGGCAATGCTACTtagtaaaaagatgccattaaaccgtatttaaaatataccatgTTTACGTTATTTCTTCATTAATTTGGAggttcaatgtgaaattatgataacataaatatattaatatgcaagtaatctcaattaattacataaaaaaaatgtaatcgatTAATAGCACTAATGTTAACCTTTCAAAGATGTTATTGTTggtataatatttgtttattttacagctgaatatgcttttcaatttaatttcttattttcaatgACACAAAGCACACAAAATCATCTAAAGAATGGCTTTACTCCCTTTAATGTTACTATTTTAAATTGAAGAAATATAAAAGAACAGAGCTCTGTATTTTTACAATTCATATTCTGACATAAAGGAGCAATCTTAAAATAGGAAAAATTTGCACCAAATTATTGCAGCTGAATTTCCTAAAAGTGTATTATATCAATGATAAcatcatattttacatattaaattagGGCATATACATATGCAAATAGTACATCTCAAAATCTTCTCTGCATATAGAACAGaagtactgttaaaaaaaaatcacagtgaaTTTAAACTACAGTATTATTAggaaaatgtaattaatgaaattgaaggaaaataattgaattaaattggtTAAAAGAAAAATAGCTTATAATCTTGTAAGAATGCAAaatttcaaaaagttttaaaaaactgtgtttaagttttaaaaatatgtcacAGATGTCTATTACATTTATTATCTAAATTCACCGTATGGTTGTTCTCCTGATAAAACACCTCTCCACCTTCCCCCTTTCTCCAGCTTATTTTGCTTTCACTTTCCAACCTCATGTTCTTCAGCTTTTCACTTATCTGGAAGACCAGCAAGAAAGAATCAAATAAAACCTGACAAATTATGTCACATACATAGGCTTCATATCATCTTTAACCccaaataacaacaaaaccagcaataataatgatgatgatgatgatgaaatgaTTGGTGCTTGGGTTTAAGGTAATTTAATACATTCTTCTTCAGCAATTTCATCGAGTGCATATACATGGCAAACTGTGTTGTTGCACCAGAATTTTATACTAAATACTGTTTAAGGCAGATACAAACCTCATCCAGAATAGCCGTCTGTAGTGAAGGATCATTCAATGTGCATTTTCCATTACAGGTCACTTTCAATCTCACAATTTGTTTTCTCTTGTCATCTATAGAAATATACAAAGTCATGCTCAAAATAAAAGACACATCCATGaaggaaaaaatatttcagttgtttgtAATGTCTGTTGTAAGAGTGATATACAAACCTCTTGTTTgaatcatttaattatattaactgGGGAAACTCACCTCCATAGCAGACAAAAGGCTGCTGTAGATCACAGCTCTGTTGAAACCATTTCCCAGAATCTGTTGTTGACATGCCAGCACAGTCACCAGAACTCATGGATGGCTGGCTTGCTGCCCAGTGTTTGAATCTCAGATCCCACTGATCAGACCATTCCCAAGAGTCCAGGAACAAACCAATCCAGATGTAATATCCAGATAAAAGAATCTTATTTATCTGGTTATTTTCCTTAGAGTTGTGGATGGTGGGCAGGTCTGTGTAATGCTGTCTGCAGTAGCTCCGAGCGTCGGTCCAGATTTTAGCAGTTAGTACCATGAAGTATGCATCATTTTCTATTGAGGGACACAAAGAAGGCATCAACTCCTTGCTCTTCTTTTTGAGTTAAACGGAACaattatgaatttaaaagaaCAGGGAACTCACCGTAGCACAAAAATATCGCTTATAGCTACATAACATGTCATGCCAAACACCGGCATAAGTAGCTACACAATCTCCATCCTCATTTGGCTGTCCTGAAGCCCAGTTATAGTACTGAGAAGTTGTGTTTTCACCGTTAGACCAACCCCAGCGTTTCTGTGTCCCCCTCTTCAGTCCAATCCACACTGATCCACTGTATCCAGCATCCACTATATTCACCAGCCTGTTCACATCATCCATGCTGTCTACAGTAGCCAGATCAGTGAATCTCTctctgcagtaactctgagccTCTGGCCACGACATTCTCTCATTTATATAGTGGTACGGACGAGAAAGAGCAGAACTGCTCCAGAAGAGCCCTGTTAAAATCAACATGTTAAACCATCTATATGTGAACACATCATCATAAATACAGATTACAAATGACCACACCAACCTGACAGCAGAAGCAGCACAAACAGACTCCTGTCCATGACTGCTCATACAGATCCTCTCTGCTGGATTCTAAGAGataatcaaacacattttcaatGTTCTGTATCACAGTTGCATCACAGAGTAGAGTGTGATGAATAACTTACAAAGCTTACAAAGCCGCAAACATGCAGTGGCTACATGTAGGCGAGTAGCCTTGATTTTAGCCTTTAGTTCCTGTAGCTTAGACAGTAGCAACTTAGCAGTAGCATGGCACTAGTAACgtaaatgtgacaacatgccccacagTTGTAATATCTTATCTTATCTAACTACAATATAcaaggcaatatatatatatatatatatatatatatatatatatatatatatatatatatatatatatatatatatatattataaataaaagaaaattattaactttgttatacaaaattatatcactttttaattaaatttaaaaaataaactaatttaggaATTTGCGCAGCTATAGGTCAAAGGccagatgaataaaaaaaaaagcccatttccgccactgaataaaaataataacaataaaaaagtattgggaccttttcctcacaattctgacttttccccctcagaattgcgtgctataaactcacaattttgagaaacaaagttagaattgcgagataaactcaaattttttttggggggggggcaaacAACTTTTATAGACATGAACTCTGAGAACCGGACTTTATAattcgcaattgcaagtttatatcacacaattctgagaaaaaaagatcAGAACTGCGAGAAAAGAAGAATTGAgttttttatctcgcaattctgactttatttctcagaacagTGAGATAAAAaaatttgcaattaccttttttacagttttttattgaGTGCCGGAAACTGGTATAAAATGGAGCTGAACACACAACAGCAGTAAGAATAAtgtaaatttattgaaataaatgattcTGTGTTGATTTACATGCAAGACATGAGTAGCTTTGATATTCAAATAGCTTATCTCAAGATGTTTTTGCATATTGTATCACAATAACACCAGTAACAACAGGCTCATATCGAAGATATTTTGACTCACGTTGGTAAAACAGACACTACAAAAATGTTTAGACTTAAAATACTTGATCATCTTAAGTGCAGCTAAATATTTCATGTTCCATGTTAGTCAAAATACTGGGCAAaatcaaaaacacttttatattaatatactaaaatactaTCAAGTCATGGCTGCAGTTGCTATGACTCCACTAAATTTATTGTTCAATATAATTATCATGCCATCTTCCTAACAACACCCATACAACACTCATCTAACCCTcactttttaaaatggtaaacatGTACAAAtggcaaataatattttattcttaattaatacaataaaaaataataaaaatggaaataaattgaaataaatggaaatttCTGGGCACATTGGTGGTTATGTGTTGCTTTAGTGTACCTGAAGGAAATATCAATTTTAGATGaccaaacattatttttgtgaatattgtTATTATGCAGTGAGATTTTTGCATGAACAAGATGACCCTAACAGATGGTGTGACCCACACAGAGATCATAAAATCAAATCTGATCGTACCATCATCGAGTCAGTCTTGGATTACATCAAGAAACAGTAGCAACTGAGATCATCTAAGAAGAACTGTGTCAGTTCTTCAAAATGCTTGAAACAACCAACCTTTTAAATACAGTGCTGCTAAAATGTTTAGGCACGTATGAAAAACAAATGCTGTAAAGCAAGGAAGCaagtaaatcaaatcaatattagGTGCAACCACCATTTGCCTTTTAAACAGCTTTTTCCTACACTTGTGCACAGAGCAAGGAAACATACTGATTCAGATTATTCTAGGTCTACCATTTAACATCCACTAacataaacacaaatcaaattaTGGTTAGATGTGATGTTTTAATTTCTTAcctaaaaaacagtttttgttccGTATACCCTTTATGTTTTTACTCTGAGACTTTCAGCTTCTACTGACACCTGAGGAGGGGAGTGGACATATAAAAGAGTGATTTCACGCCTGCTTCTCATTTCTtattggttaaagggatagttcaccctcaGTTTTTGGTCCCCTGacttgaataatgtttttttttttttctataccatggaagtcaatgtggACCAACAACTGTAggtgaactatctttttaagCTGCTGTTATAACTCACCTGATATTTTAATACTCCCTGCTCTCTCCAGTCCATTTCACATAAACAAGTCTCTAAACAGTCTAAGTgggtggttcttggccagaacagaataagctgcaatgtgGACCAGACCTTTAGCCATTCAGTCTAACAAATGCCCTGCCCCTTGCATAATTGTTcattaaatgttttggaaaatgtGTTAATGCTGCTACCAATTATTCTGCACCATTTAAAGggttaggtcacccaaaaatgaaaattagcccaataaattactcaccctcaagtcatcctaggtgtatatgactttcttctttcagacgaatccagtcggagttatataaaaaatggtctttgatctttcaagctgtttaacgGCACTCAGTGgttgttgcagtgcatcagtccaaaagaagtgaaataaaaagcacccatccttaaaggggtcatacgatgtgatttcaatttttcctgtttctttggagtgttacaagctcttggtgcataaagaaggtctgtaaaattgcaaagactaaagtctcaaatccaaagagatattctttatgaaagttaagagtcaaccacaccccctaaaacagctcattctaacatgccccacatctctacgtcactatatgggaagatttgcatatcacagcctaaatgttcatttaaagaaagaaggtgtaacttttattctctctgttgccatgTTGTGgtgtcgctgtgtgtttcgttgtgaaagcgaaactactttgtttggccttccaaaagaggacacaactagaaatcagtggttaagttgtatttcaacacttccagaacagttcaccccaaatattcatatgtgtgctgtgcattttatggaggatgaggactgtttcctgaaccagtagcctacactgcgtctgcggcacaaagtCTGTTTCTATAAAATTGGGctgttccaactttgcaaggacagtctggcgtgTCTGACTAACAgcctgtaaatatgtttttttatatttaaataatttgccaatgattattcaaaagttttgagcagtgtagagtaggcttgttgtttctccgatcacaaatgcagacatggttttatgtttacgcagcgcgatacgcaatgctAAAGGAGAACCtatgatgggatgtgcacaagcagagcagctggactgagtcttgtgctgctgggagacggcatcacagtaatatgttaaggggcgtaacatttctgtcacatgcttgaggcattagGCCAATcataacgcactggatagctggccaatcagagcacacctcgctttttagaacgatgagctttgtaaaaatcaacgcgtttcagaaaggggcatagaggagaaacaatagtgtacattatatgaaaaataatgagtttttttaaccttaaaccacataaacacattgcattacaccaaatacacaaaataatgttccttttagtaatgccatatgacccctttaataaaaagtagcgaatcaatgcattttgtaagaaaaataaccatatttaaaacgtaataatcaatttaatctagcttgcgctgactgttgtacatggaagcagttcTGGGCGGATGATGTATGGAGGTCGGCTTTGCACATGCACTGCtcagaaacaaaacaatggtaactaattagaagtacaaaacgaggatttgtaaagaagaatgtcagagtatttcaatataagccaagagaagACTGGTTTTCAGTCTTGTCTTGCAGCCCATTCATCATctgcccggagctgcttccgtgtaaaactgttggcgcaagctacattaaagtgattattaagttttgaatatggatatttttcttacaaaaaagcatTGATTCGCTATAGGCCTTTTTGAACCAAAGactaaaactacttcagtctgtctgcattgaattttttaaatacatgagtttcacaatttgagctgaattactgaaataaatgaatttttccacgacattctaatttattgagatgcacctgtaacacacacaaaccagctgAGAAGCAATCACCAAGCGCAACTGATTGCAGTCAATTAATCATCAGTCAGTCTCCCAGACAAGGATTTAAACCTCAGTGGAAACAGAAGAGG
Above is a genomic segment from Cyprinus carpio isolate SPL01 chromosome A2, ASM1834038v1, whole genome shotgun sequence containing:
- the LOC109087081 gene encoding lectin-like isoform X1, with product MPSLCPSIENDAYFMVLTAKIWTDARSYCRQHYTDLPTIHNSKENNQINKILLSGYYIWIGLFLDSWEWSDQWDLRFKHWAASQPSMSSGDCAGMSTTDSGKWFQQSCDLQQPFVCYGDDKRKQIVRLKVTCNGKCTLNDPSLQTAILDEVCICLKQYLV
- the LOC109087081 gene encoding hepatic lectin-like isoform X2, whose product is MDRSLFVLLLLSGLFWSSSALSRPYHYINERMSWPEAQSYCRERFTDLATVDSMDDVNRLVNIVDAGYSGSVWIGLKRGTQKRWGWSNGENTTSQYYNWASGQPNEDGDCVATYAGVWHDMLCSYKRYFCATKMMHTSWY